One region of Peribacillus asahii genomic DNA includes:
- a CDS encoding HTH domain-containing protein — protein MILLTAYNLDVQRYMQGVKLNSKQKDTILNSIKQSVIESGKSFYELFPNKQYLVLEKITYLLSGCGLWKIGADKLAEDLGVSKTTVYNAVKAIKQTGKILVGRLADDRAGKYIFVLKDHENFKEILKEVFFIDELPVEEEQVEKSNKTDAFEGLSKGLSEGQFVGLQNHESLEGVSLESENSHSNNINSFKSFNSKQEKNIIKDSIESELIEATKKQKESEHLNTYYTNEFQFELYHAIKKHTYHEQIKNNASILGLRVGSNADKAAFLLAIKAIWKIDRFLRMGGTVDTTVPALFTKLYTDLIKECSSKPSKSATASVGPVKAVPLWNWLEEDSNRTPVSEPATVSVEGKRLSIEQIKANITDLDEYEVW, from the coding sequence ATGATATTGTTAACTGCGTACAATTTAGATGTACAAAGATACATGCAAGGTGTAAAGCTTAATTCTAAACAAAAAGATACAATCCTTAATTCTATCAAGCAGTCAGTAATTGAATCTGGAAAAAGTTTTTATGAACTATTCCCAAACAAGCAATACTTAGTTTTGGAAAAAATCACATACTTATTAAGTGGCTGCGGTCTATGGAAAATTGGTGCTGATAAACTTGCGGAAGATCTTGGTGTATCAAAAACAACTGTTTATAATGCAGTAAAAGCAATAAAGCAAACTGGGAAAATTCTAGTTGGTCGGTTAGCCGATGATCGCGCTGGAAAATACATATTTGTGTTAAAAGACCATGAAAATTTTAAAGAAATATTAAAAGAAGTATTTTTTATAGATGAGTTACCGGTTGAAGAAGAACAAGTTGAGAAGTCTAATAAAACAGATGCTTTTGAAGGTCTTTCTAAAGGTCTTTCTGAAGGTCAATTTGTAGGTCTTCAAAATCATGAATCCCTTGAAGGAGTAAGCTTAGAGAGCGAAAACTCGCATTCTAACAATATTAACTCTTTTAAATCTTTTAATTCTAAACAAGAAAAAAATATTATTAAGGATTCTATAGAATCAGAATTAATAGAAGCTACTAAAAAACAAAAAGAATCTGAACACCTAAATACTTATTATACAAACGAATTCCAATTCGAGTTGTATCATGCGATTAAAAAACATACATATCATGAACAAATTAAAAATAATGCTTCTATTCTTGGTTTACGTGTGGGCAGCAATGCAGATAAAGCAGCCTTTCTTCTAGCAATAAAAGCAATATGGAAGATAGATAGATTCTTACGTATGGGTGGAACTGTTGATACTACTGTACCAGCATTATTTACCAAGCTTTACACTGACTTAATCAAAGAATGCTCTTCTAAACCTAGTAAATCGGCAACCGCATCAGTTGGACCTGTTAAGGCTGTACCATTATGGAATTGGTTAGAAGAAGATTCTAATAGGACACCAGTGTCAGAGCCAGCAACAGTTTCAGTTGAAGGAAAAAGATTATCTATTGAACAAATTAAAGCAAATATTACAGATCTAGATGAATATGAGGTCTGGTAA
- a CDS encoding ParM/StbA family protein, with protein sequence MIKLILANDVGNDKMKILEPGMKEVVKIPSVYKRITRQPDVHETDIKKNVTNLIDQLLVHISSKSIRRDGLYMIGDRAIQTTEDVSNMDISVHEKHSNDLPLINTLGYAAARAVQKEFEKTGVLPKSLNVQVMMSSAIPASQHNIKTAKHLEDRFTNANHIVIVYVGEESVTVQLEFAKVKVTKEGVPALYAMFEGSKDMFKEFAKEYSLNNIDGSSFVDSKIMHVDIGSGTTEYIYTIGVNPRPEQCTGERRGVGHAVEEAIELMADERKGLTINRQQFAKYIERPDEFPKDHKMAVEFLKEARINQIDFILDDIERKYTKTLSSEPEYIAVYGGGSIEFKDDMYQDLKKFADDVDAKVLWIPKEFAVDMNVRGLDILNRNMLFEEEYQEVVMV encoded by the coding sequence ATGATTAAATTAATATTAGCTAACGATGTAGGTAATGATAAAATGAAAATTCTTGAACCAGGTATGAAAGAGGTTGTTAAAATTCCAAGTGTTTACAAAAGAATCACTAGACAACCAGATGTGCATGAAACTGATATTAAGAAAAACGTAACTAATTTAATCGATCAATTACTTGTGCATATTTCAAGTAAATCAATTCGTCGTGATGGATTGTATATGATAGGCGATAGAGCTATTCAGACTACAGAAGATGTATCAAATATGGATATTTCCGTTCATGAAAAACATAGTAATGATTTACCTTTAATAAATACATTAGGATATGCAGCTGCGAGAGCTGTTCAAAAAGAATTTGAGAAAACTGGAGTGTTACCTAAATCTTTAAATGTTCAGGTAATGATGAGTAGTGCAATTCCAGCAAGCCAACATAATATTAAGACTGCTAAACATCTAGAAGATAGATTCACGAATGCAAATCATATTGTTATCGTTTACGTAGGCGAGGAAAGCGTTACAGTCCAATTAGAGTTTGCGAAGGTTAAAGTGACCAAAGAAGGAGTTCCGGCCTTATATGCCATGTTTGAAGGCTCTAAAGATATGTTCAAAGAGTTTGCTAAAGAATATAGCTTAAATAATATTGATGGATCTTCTTTTGTTGATTCAAAAATTATGCATGTTGATATTGGTTCAGGAACAACTGAATACATCTACACGATAGGTGTTAACCCTAGACCTGAACAATGTACAGGTGAAAGACGTGGAGTTGGTCATGCTGTAGAAGAAGCTATTGAGCTAATGGCAGACGAAAGAAAAGGACTTACTATTAATCGTCAACAATTTGCAAAGTATATTGAAAGACCAGATGAATTTCCTAAAGATCATAAAATGGCAGTAGAGTTCTTAAAAGAAGCTCGTATTAATCAAATTGACTTTATTCTAGATGATATTGAACGAAAATATACAAAAACTCTTTCCAGTGAGCCTGAATATATTGCGGTTTACGGTGGAGGATCTATTGAATTTAAAGATGATATGTATCAGGATTTAAAGAAATTTGCGGATGATGTAGATGCGAAAGTTCTTTGGATTCCTAAGGAGTTTGCTGTTGATATGAATGTTAGAGGATTAGATATTCTAAATCGAAATATGCTTTTTGAGGAAGAATATCAAGAAGTAGTGATGGTTTAA
- a CDS encoding VirB4 family type IV secretion system protein codes for MMKFLSKLKGKKQEEASLENFVDEHSTFLDILSPDSIEEHDTYMRFGSNYVRTLAVAHFSNNVTSGFLEKLHSIGSNVSVVHHIEPTSAEAMIRSLDKAIVEYNSQLMDAKLKTSERQTIENNIKDATILLDNLTSSNSELFNEHMLIHIQALSLEELNRVTHTVKTMTNRHLKAITPTNRMFDAFESVLPINKNKVKELTYRNFDAEALSSLFPFDESEVIAEKGIIKGRNLKTSSIVMVNHDELLNRHEYICGPSGSGKSTYLFGDMMRRWIQGVRIRVIDPKGEFGNKFTRIGGEWIKISPMNDTVINPFEIMNTKIIRNEDGNVIETSLLHRKISNLKTLFTLMYSDLKDDPVAKALLEKALVKTYQEQKKSISWDTDFSTLTSSDYPTMGDLYKVIEKLLRENEEYKPLNGLYQVLYQYVEGSYSKAMNGHTNVDLSNDLITFDLFDLKGEEDLQKVAMYNILTFLEEDAVKDKEIVQIYVDEAHILADPRNPLAMKFLSDMYKLLRSFNSGVTSATQQVGDFLSAVEGTRNYGEAIILNSVSKLYLPMSREELNTIMSKTSENFSEEEQQILIIKDADRKKSAGKGVYIVGSTKVSLQVQLTPIELQLWDKPRMEVEYQHVKNNDDILLPEVNLRTRNFEEEQETLEPVLVN; via the coding sequence ATGATGAAATTTTTATCTAAGTTAAAAGGGAAAAAGCAGGAAGAAGCTTCCCTTGAAAACTTTGTAGACGAACATAGTACATTTTTGGATATATTGTCTCCTGATAGCATCGAAGAACACGATACATACATGAGATTTGGCAGCAACTACGTTAGAACATTAGCAGTAGCTCATTTCTCTAATAATGTAACTAGTGGTTTTTTAGAAAAGTTACATAGTATCGGTTCAAATGTTTCTGTTGTTCATCACATTGAACCTACATCAGCCGAAGCAATGATAAGGTCTTTAGATAAAGCCATTGTAGAATATAACAGTCAATTGATGGATGCAAAACTAAAAACCTCTGAACGTCAAACCATTGAAAATAACATTAAAGATGCAACCATTTTATTAGATAATCTCACCAGTTCAAATTCGGAATTGTTTAATGAACATATGCTTATTCATATTCAGGCCCTTTCTTTAGAAGAATTAAACCGAGTCACTCATACGGTTAAAACTATGACCAATCGTCATTTAAAAGCTATCACACCCACAAATCGAATGTTTGATGCGTTTGAATCAGTCCTTCCTATAAACAAAAATAAAGTAAAAGAGCTTACTTATCGAAATTTCGATGCAGAAGCCTTATCCTCCCTATTCCCTTTTGATGAAAGTGAAGTAATAGCTGAAAAAGGAATTATCAAAGGGCGAAATTTAAAAACGAGTAGCATAGTAATGGTTAACCACGATGAATTACTAAATAGACATGAATATATCTGTGGACCAAGTGGATCTGGTAAAAGTACGTATCTTTTCGGAGATATGATGCGACGTTGGATTCAAGGTGTAAGAATTAGAGTTATCGATCCAAAGGGCGAATTTGGAAATAAATTCACACGTATTGGAGGGGAATGGATTAAAATTTCACCTATGAATGATACAGTTATCAATCCTTTTGAAATTATGAATACAAAAATCATTAGAAATGAAGATGGGAATGTTATTGAAACATCATTGCTGCATCGTAAAATTTCTAATTTAAAAACGTTATTCACTCTTATGTATTCAGATTTAAAAGATGATCCAGTAGCTAAAGCATTATTAGAAAAAGCTTTAGTAAAAACCTATCAAGAACAGAAAAAATCTATTTCATGGGATACAGATTTTTCAACATTAACATCTAGTGATTATCCAACTATGGGTGATTTATATAAAGTCATTGAAAAATTATTAAGGGAAAATGAAGAATATAAGCCTTTAAATGGTTTATATCAAGTCCTTTACCAATACGTTGAAGGGTCTTATTCAAAAGCTATGAATGGTCATACAAATGTTGATTTATCTAATGATTTAATAACTTTTGATTTGTTTGATTTGAAAGGTGAAGAAGACTTACAAAAAGTAGCCATGTATAACATTCTTACATTTTTAGAAGAAGATGCAGTAAAGGACAAAGAAATTGTTCAAATATATGTTGATGAAGCGCACATACTTGCAGATCCGCGCAACCCACTAGCCATGAAATTTCTATCAGATATGTATAAGCTACTTCGTTCATTTAATAGTGGAGTCACGTCTGCTACACAACAAGTAGGTGACTTTTTATCAGCCGTTGAGGGAACAAGAAACTACGGTGAAGCGATTATCTTAAACTCTGTATCTAAATTATATCTTCCGATGTCTAGAGAAGAATTAAATACAATTATGAGTAAAACATCGGAGAATTTCTCTGAAGAAGAACAACAGATTTTAATAATAAAAGATGCAGACCGTAAAAAAAGTGCCGGCAAGGGTGTTTATATTGTTGGTTCTACAAAAGTTTCGTTACAAGTACAACTAACCCCTATCGAGCTTCAATTATGGGATAAACCAAGAATGGAAGTCGAATATCAACATGTTAAAAACAATGATGATATATTGCTACCAGAAGTCAATCTAAGAACAAGAAACTTTGAAGAAGAACAAGAAACTTTAGAACCTGTTCTAGTTAATTAG
- a CDS encoding bifunctional lytic transglycosylase/C40 family peptidase, whose protein sequence is MFSTTAKVGLFAAKEWKWIIGGIVILFCVIVMGIIGMGTSTKEESTEFGEFGIQELSPEVLAYQPLIEAELKKYGLENLTPVLLAILQQESGGVLSRDIFQASESLGLPPNTITDPLYSIQVGVKYFVSVYNNGKEKGVDIQSIVQSYNFGGGYIGYASSNGGVHSEDLAKQFSSLQMKKYPGQYTCGGDTSNFRYPYCYGDWSYATKVFSYISTATSAVATGSPLGQESYEALINEVEKFEGYPYAWGGSTPSTSFDCSGLMKWAFEKIGYKLPRTAQLQYEATKRIKKEELKPGDLIFFKTASYNPVTHVGIYVGNNKMYDANNGGIGYSELNNYWAPKIVGYGRVS, encoded by the coding sequence ATGTTCTCAACAACAGCTAAAGTAGGTTTATTTGCAGCAAAGGAATGGAAATGGATTATTGGTGGTATTGTAATCCTCTTTTGTGTAATTGTTATGGGGATTATCGGTATGGGTACTTCAACAAAAGAAGAAAGTACTGAATTTGGCGAATTTGGCATTCAAGAATTATCTCCCGAAGTTTTAGCTTATCAACCACTTATAGAAGCTGAATTAAAAAAATACGGTTTAGAAAATCTTACACCTGTACTTTTAGCGATCCTTCAACAAGAATCTGGTGGAGTTCTAAGTCGAGATATATTTCAAGCATCTGAAAGCTTAGGATTACCTCCTAACACGATTACCGACCCGTTATATTCGATTCAGGTAGGTGTAAAATATTTTGTGAGTGTTTATAACAATGGAAAAGAAAAAGGTGTCGATATACAAAGCATAGTGCAAAGTTATAATTTTGGTGGGGGGTATATCGGCTACGCTTCCTCAAATGGTGGTGTCCATTCAGAAGATCTTGCAAAGCAATTTTCATCCTTACAAATGAAAAAGTATCCGGGACAGTACACATGTGGTGGAGATACAAGTAACTTCCGTTATCCGTATTGCTATGGCGATTGGAGTTATGCAACCAAAGTATTTAGTTATATTTCTACAGCTACTTCAGCAGTAGCTACTGGTTCACCTTTAGGTCAAGAATCATACGAAGCTTTAATAAATGAAGTAGAAAAATTTGAAGGGTATCCATATGCTTGGGGTGGTTCAACTCCTAGTACAAGTTTTGATTGTAGTGGCTTAATGAAATGGGCCTTTGAGAAAATTGGGTATAAGTTACCGAGGACAGCCCAATTACAATACGAAGCTACAAAAAGGATAAAAAAAGAAGAATTGAAGCCTGGGGATTTAATATTTTTTAAAACTGCTAGTTATAATCCAGTTACTCACGTGGGCATATATGTTGGAAATAATAAAATGTATGATGCTAACAATGGTGGAATTGGATATTCAGAGCTTAATAACTACTGGGCTCCCAAAATCGTAGGTTATGGTCGTGTGAGTTAA